One Trichomycterus rosablanca isolate fTriRos1 chromosome 23, fTriRos1.hap1, whole genome shotgun sequence genomic window carries:
- the phldb3 gene encoding pleckstrin homology-like domain family B member 3, with amino-acid sequence MDTSKSQWEQGRTPPWLTELADGRSPASSGAESDTEGSSTDSEETLTRRGGVDSTDLTTQQRITELDQQREELKIELQLEIALLQGELQMERERLYKHTGQLQALQEAKHKHISNTQQERLQLESERRRVEEMKIRLLEKENLTQRGNTVTHLKIQQEKERVDSAGRAFEDWEFRVLERESALEEEKLDRETEREMKRKQHAVHSAQERVQQLELQLKEMEREREREMSSLTQERRVLLHLTHRSLKENKPVSDWCSITGPASSMTSQSLLGPRKSAQDLKDGSSLARRRSSHRKGPERPASVQGLCRMVPDRSSPNTPPLKHTKHRLSNGNANSSANANGFITPTNSSCNSRTAGPSLRLMDLVEMERKLRQARAERERLLREREERERLFIENKQKEPENSNTQSHKHTHKHTQLKTQTHTTTHTTTHTTTNSHINTHSHPGKEHTEGPAHSSPEHGVPLFLTVNFDLLAHVASLGHCVPRCSGVRVSPRRCCGFLTKRGGRVKTWKRRWFLFDMDHRRLAYYTDQDERKLKGVIYFQAIEEVYYDHLRTATTSPRPSLTFCVKTYERLFFLVAPSAESMRIWMDVIVTATDEHCRY; translated from the exons ATGGACACATCGAAGAGCCAATGGGAGCAGGGCAGGACCCCGCCCTGGCTCACCGAATTGGCTGATGGCAGGAGTCCCGCCTCATCTGGGGCGGAGTCAGACACGGAGGGGAGCAGTACTGACAGTGAGGAG ACTCTGACCAGGCGAGGGGGCGTGGACTCCACAGATCTCACCACACAGCAGCGAATCACAGAGCTCGATCAACAGAGGGAGGAGCTTAAGATAGAG ctgcagTTGGAGATTGCGTTGTTGCAGGGTGAGCTGCAGATGGAGAGAGAGCGACTGTATAAACACACGGGGCAGCTGCAGGCGCTACAGGAggccaaacacaaacacatcagcAACACACAACAG GAGCGATTACAGTTGGAGAGTGAGAGGAGGAGGGTGGAGGAGATGAAGATCAGATTATTGGAGAAAGAGAATCTCACACAGAGAGGAAACACGGTCACACACCTGAAAATACAACag gagAAGGAGCGGGTGGACAGTGCTGGGAGGGCGTTTGAGGATTGGGAGTTCCGGGTGTTGGAGAGGGAGAGCGCTCTGGAGGAGGAGAAACTGGACAGAGAGACGGAGAGAGAAATGAAACGGAAACAACACGCTGTTCATTCTGcacag GAGCGAGTGCAGCAGCTGGAGCTTCAGTTAAAggagatggagagagagagagagagagagatgagctCTCTCACACAGGAGAGGAGAGTGCTGCTTCATCTAACACACAGG agTTTAAAAGAGAACAAGCCCGTCTCTGATTGGTGCAGCATCACTGGTCCCGCCTCCAGTATGACATCACAGTCACTGCTGGGTCCCCGCAAATCAGCACAG GATTTGAAGGACGGATCCAGTTTAGCACGGAGACGCAGCTCACACCGAAAGGGCCCCGAGCGGCCGGCGTCAGTACAAG GACTGTGCAGGATGGTGCCGGACAGGTCGAGTCCTAACACACCTCCACTtaaacacaccaaacacagactCAGTAACGGAAACGCTAACAGCAGCGCTAATGCTAACGGCTTCATCACGCCAACCAACAGCAGCTGCAACTCTCGAACCGCCGG tccCAGTCTGCGTCTGATGGACCTGGTGGAGATGGAGAGGAAGTTACGTCAGGCAAGAGCTGAGAGAGAGCGTCTCCTGCGAGAGAGG GAGGAGAGGGAGCGTCTCTTCATAGAGAACAAACAGAAGGAACCAGAGAATtcaaacacacaatcacacaaacacacacacaaacacacacaattaaagactcaaacacacacaactacacacacaactacacatacCACTACAAACTCACACATAAACACTCATTCACACCCAGGGAAGGAACACACAGAAGGTCCAGCTCACAGCTCACCAGAG CACGGCGTCCCGTTGTTCCTGACGGTGAACTTTGACCTCCTGGCTCACGTGGCGTCTCTAGGTCACTGTGTTCCGAGGTGTTCGGGTGTTCGTGTGTCTCCACGGCGATGTTGTGGTTTCCTGACAAAGCGAGGCGGGCGAGTAAAGACCTGGAAGAGGAGATGGTTCCTCTTTGACATGGACCATCGCAGACTGGCGTATTACACTG ATCAGGATGAGAGGAAGCTGAAGGGCGTTATCTACTTCCAGGCCATAGAGGAAGTGTATTACGATCACCTCCGCACTGCGACCACG TCTCCTCGGCCGAGTTTGACGTTCTGTGTGAAGACGTACGAGCGTTTGTTCTTCCTCGTGGCTCCGAGCGCCGAGAGCATGAGGATCTGGATGGACGTGATCGTAACGGCGACTGACGAACACTGCAGGTACTGA
- the LOC134301399 gene encoding pituitary tumor-transforming gene 1 protein-interacting protein isoform X1: MKLYLFIKYFIFIVSLMLIVNVEADQTFTSPAQVCSTLTSCELCLKNVSCLWCYTNDSCTDYPVSHLLPPSSVCPLAQARWGVCWVNFEALIIAMAVVSGLLLLGVTVCCCCCCRCCGSSSRRSGSYRYEEEVARRRERNKQLSDERRAERRMKHDDIRRKYGLISDSDHPYSRFENE, encoded by the exons atgaaactttatctttttattaaatatttcatttttatcgtGAGTTTAATGTTGATAGTAAATGTGGAGGCTGATCAGACTTTCACTTCTCCAGCACAGg tTTGCAGTACTTTGACCAGTTGTGAATTGTGTCTGAAAAACGTGTCG tgtctGTGGTGCTACACTAATGATTCCTGCACTGATTACCCTGTCTCACACCTACTGCCCCCATCATCAGTCTGTCCACTCGCTCAGGCTCGCTGGGGGGTCTGCTGgg taaaCTTCGAGGCTCTGATCATTGCCATGGCGGTGGTATCAGGTTTGTTGTTGCTGGGCGTGACcgtgtgctgctgctgctgctgccgcTGCTGTGGATCATCATCACgacg CAGCGGCAGCTACCGTTATGAGGAGGAAGTCGCCCGTAGGAGGGAGAGGAACAAACAGCTTTCGGATGAAAG gagaGCTGAACGGAGGATGAAGCATGATGATATTCGCAGGAAGTACG GGCTGATTTCGGACTCTGATCACCCGTACAGCAGGTTCGAGAACGAGTGA
- the LOC134301399 gene encoding pituitary tumor-transforming gene 1 protein-interacting protein isoform X2, which yields MKLYLFIKYFIFIVSLMLIVNVEADQTFTSPAQVCSTLTSCELCLKNVSCLWCYTNDSCTDYPVSHLLPPSSVCPLAQARWGVCWVNFEALIIAMAVVSGLLLLGVTVCCCCCCRCCGSSSRRSGSYRYEEEVARRRERNKQLSDERAERRMKHDDIRRKYGLISDSDHPYSRFENE from the exons atgaaactttatctttttattaaatatttcatttttatcgtGAGTTTAATGTTGATAGTAAATGTGGAGGCTGATCAGACTTTCACTTCTCCAGCACAGg tTTGCAGTACTTTGACCAGTTGTGAATTGTGTCTGAAAAACGTGTCG tgtctGTGGTGCTACACTAATGATTCCTGCACTGATTACCCTGTCTCACACCTACTGCCCCCATCATCAGTCTGTCCACTCGCTCAGGCTCGCTGGGGGGTCTGCTGgg taaaCTTCGAGGCTCTGATCATTGCCATGGCGGTGGTATCAGGTTTGTTGTTGCTGGGCGTGACcgtgtgctgctgctgctgctgccgcTGCTGTGGATCATCATCACgacg CAGCGGCAGCTACCGTTATGAGGAGGAAGTCGCCCGTAGGAGGGAGAGGAACAAACAGCTTTCGGATGAAAG aGCTGAACGGAGGATGAAGCATGATGATATTCGCAGGAAGTACG GGCTGATTTCGGACTCTGATCACCCGTACAGCAGGTTCGAGAACGAGTGA